Part of the Cereibacter sphaeroides 2.4.1 genome, CGGCGAAATCGGCCATGTCGGCGAGCCAGATCTGGGTCGAGACGATGCGCGTCTTGTCGGTGCCGGCGAGGGCGAGCAGCCGGTCCACCTCGGCGAGGCAGGTGCGGGTCTGATCGGCCACGGACTCGCCGGGGTTGCCGACCTGCCCTGCGAGCCAGACCATGCCGTTGGCCGTCACGGCCTGGCTCATGCGGGCGCCGGTCTCGAAGCGGGTGATTTCGGTCATCAAAGCCTCCTGAAGTGACGCCTCCTGTTAGCCCACGGGCGTCGGGCGCGAAACCCTCTCCTGCGGCGCGCGCTTGGGATGCACCGGACGGACACTCATCGTGAGACAAATGACATCCGTCCCGCTCCGGCGCGCGGCGCCGCGCCGATAGTCTTCGCCTGTCGCCAGTCCCGGAACGATGGTCTCTTCCCGGGCCACAGGCGGAAGAACGTTCCGGACTTACGCACCCTCCGGCGGGGATCTCCGGAACATCCTGACTTGATTTTTCCGCTCCCGCGGCCGATCTGAGGAGCGACCCCAGATTCAGGATGTGACGCCATGCGACTGATCCCGCTCGCCGCCGCGGCTCTTGTGGCCGTTTCCGCCCCCGCTCTCGCCCAGACGGGCTTCGGGCCGCTCCTCACGCCCGAGCAGGCAGCCGAGGCCCAGGCCTCGGGCGAGGCGCTGTTCCTCGACATCCGCTCGGGCGACGAGGGCGCCGCCACGCCCTACGAGACGGGCCATATCGCCGGCGCGGTGCCTGCGCCCTACGCCCTCTTCCGCGGTCCGAAGGAGAACCCCGGTCAGGTGCCCGAGGCCGCGAAGCTGACCGAGATCCTGAGCGGGCTCGGCGTGACCGCCGACCGGCCCACGGTCATCGTGCACGAGGGCAAGGACGCCTCCGACTTCGGCGCCGCCGCCCGTGTCTACTGGACCCTCAAATCGAGCGGCGTGAGCCAGCTTGCCATCATCAACGGCGGCATGCGCGGCTGGCAGGAGGCGGGCCTTCCGCTCAGCACCGAGGCCGTGACGCCCGAGCCCAGCGCCTTCACCGTGACCTTCTCCGACCGCTGGCTCGCCACGCAGGACGAGGTGCAACAGGTGGTCGAGGGCAAGGAAGAGGCCAAGCTCATCGACGCCCGCCCGCAGGAGTTCTGGGAGGGCAAGAAGGCCGCTCCCGCCGCGGCCCGTCCGGGCACGCTGCCGCAATCGGAATATTTCACCCACGACCGCTGGTTCGGCTCGAACCCGGCGCTCATCGACGCAGACCGCGCCCAGAGCCTCGCCACCGAGGCGGGCTATACGGACGGCGAAGAGCTCATCTCCTTCTGCAACACCGGCCACTGGGCCGCGACCAACTGGTTCGCGCTGAGCGAGCTCGCGGGCGTCGAGAATGTGAAGCTCTATCCCGAATCGATGGTGGGCTGGTCGAACGCGGGCCTGCCGATGGAGAATGTCCCGGGACCGATCCGGAACCTCTGGAACCAGATCTCCGGCGTCTTCTGAGGATCGCGACATGACGGACACCATGGCGGCCGCCGGGCCGGTCCCGGCGGGCCCCGGCGGCAGGAGCCTCCTCGTGGGGGCGGCGCTCTTCGCCGTCTGCGCGGTCGCGGTGATGGCGGGGGCGCGCTACGGGCTGCTGCTCGCCCTCGGCCTCGGCTTCGGGATCACGCTCGAGGGGCTGCGCTTCGGCTTCGCAGGCCCTTGGCGCGCGATGATCCTGCGGCGCGAACCCGCGGGTCTTCTGGCGCAGCTTCTCGCCATCGGGCTCGTGGCGGTCGTGGCCATCCCGCTTCTGGCCGCCCATCCGGCCGAGCTCACGGGCGCCCATGCGCCGGTCGGCTGGTCGATGGTCGGCGGCGCCTTCGTCTTCGGCATCTGCATGCAGCTGGTGCTGGGCTGCGGCTCGGGGACGCTCGTCAACGCGGGCAGCGGCAATGCGGTGGCGGCGGTGGCCTTGCCCTTCTTCGCCGTGGGCAGCTTCCTCGGCGCCTACAACATCGACTGGTGGAACGGCTTCGGTCTGGCGCCCCTCGTCGTGCTGAGCGGGACGAGCGGCCTTGCGGTGACGCTGGCGGGTCTGGCCGCGGTGGCGCTTCTGGCCGTCTGGCTCGGCGTTCCGGGCGGCGCGCGGCTGCCACGGCGGCTCTGGATCGCCGCGGCCGCGCTCGCCGCGCTCGCGCTTCTGAACCTCGTGGTGGCGGGCCAGCCCTGGGGCGTGGTCTACGGCCTCGGCCTCTGGGCCGCCAAAGGCGCCGTCGCGATGGGGGCGGATCTCTCGGGCTCGGCCTTCTGGAGCGCGCCCGCCCAGGTCGAGCGTCTGCGCGAGAGCGTGCTGACCGACGTGACCTCGCTCACCAACATCGGCATGATCGCGGGCGCGGTGGGGGTGAGCCTCTGGCGCGGCGGCCTTGGCTCGGCCGTGCCCGGCCTTCCGGCCAGGGCCTGGATCGCGGCCATCGTCTCGGGTCTGCTTCTGGGCTATTCCTCGCGCCTGGCCTTCGGCTGCAACGTGGGCGCCTTCTTCAGCGGCATCTCGACCGGCAGCCTGCATGGCTGGGTCTGGTTCGTCGCCGCTTTCGCGGGCTCCTGGCTGGGCATCCGCCTGCGGCCCGGCCTCGGACTGGAGGGACCGCGATGACCCGCAAGCCCGTGGCCCTCGTGGTGGTGCTGGCCGTCGCCTGCGTGCTGGCCCTCGACCGGGCGGTCAGCGCGCCGCCCAATCCCTATCAGGCGCCGCCGCTTCTGGCGCTCGGCTCGGGGCTCGCCCCGGGCGGAGCCCATTGTTCCGCCGCCGGATCCTGACCGACCGCCCCCCTCGGGGGCGTGCTGCCGCCCGACAGAAACGGCGCCCTCCGGGGCGCCGTTCGCGTTTTCGGCACCCCCCGGCCGCTGTCTCCGCCGCACCCGACCAAACGGCTACGGAATTTTCGTTGACAGATGCGTGAACTGGTTAGCTATTCTGACCGCACGGCGCCGTTGGGAGGCGGAGCCGTTTCTGCACGACAGTCCGGATCCCTGCTGCGCCGTCCTCGGCCGCGGCCTCTCCGGGTGTGACGGTTCAACAAGGGAGGAAAACATGAAGCGACTGATGACGTCCCTCGCGGCCCTTTCCCTGACCGCGGGACTGGCCCATGCGCAAGCGGCGGATGTGCCGGACAATCTCGAGAAACTGTCGAATTTCCAGAGCACCGGCGCCACCGACTTCACCTTCGTCGAGCAGGGCGGAGACTTCGCCGACGGCATCAAGCGCAATCTCGAGCGGATCAAGCTGCCGCAGGGCTTCCGCATCGGCCTCTATGCCGTGGTCCCCGATGCGCGCCACATGGCTGTGGGGCCGCAGGGCATCGTGACCTTCGTGGGCACCCGCAAGGACAAGGTCTGGGCCGTCACCGACCGCAACAAGGACCGCGTGGCCGATGAGGTGAAGGATTTCGCCCCCTCGCTGCGCTTCACCATCCCGAACGGCCCCTGCTTCTCGAAGGACGGCTTCCTCTATATCGCCGAGCAGAACCGCGTGCTTCTCTTTCCCGCGGCCGAGTTCTTCTATGAATCGGGCGATGTGGCGGCCTTCAACCTCGTGAAGCAGGGCGAGCTGATCCCGGTCGAGGAGGAGAGCTTCAACCACACCGCCCGCGTCTGCGACATCGGCCCGGACGGCATGATCTACATTACGCTCGGCCAGCCCTTCAACGTGCCCGCGCCCGAGAAGCGCGAGCTCTACGACAAGTGGGGCATCGGCGGCATCGTGCGGATGAAGACCGACGGCACCGGGCGCGAGGTCTTCGCCCGCGGCATCCGCAACTCGGTCGGCATGGACATCGACCCCGAGACCGGCAACGTCTGGTTCACCGACAATCAGGTGGACGGGATGGGCGACGACATTCCGCCGGGCGAGATCAACCGCGCCACGGAACCGGGCCAGAACTTCGGCTTCCCCTGGTATGGCGGCGGCAGCATCCGCACCAACGAATACAAGGACGAGGAGCCGCCGGCCGATGCCGTGATGCCCGTCGTCGAGATGGACGCCCATGCGGCCGATCTCGGGATGATGTTCTACACGGGCTCGATGTTCCCCGAGGAATATCGCGGCGCCATCTTCTCGGCGCAGCACGGCTCGTGGAATCGCACCACGCCGGTAGGCGCGCGCGTCATGGTCACGACCCTCGCCGAGGACGGCACCGCCACGACGAAGCCCTTCGCCGAGGGCTGGATCGACGAGAACGGGGAATATCTCGGCCGGCCCGTCGATGTGGCGCAGCTCCGCGACGGCTCGATCCTCGTCTCGGACGATCTCGTGGGCGCGATCTACCGCATCTGGTATCAGCCGGAATGAGACGGCTTGGCTTTCTGGCCGGTCTGGGCGGGGTTCTCCTCGCCCAGGCCGTCGCCGCCGAGCAGCCGGCGCCTCCCGAGGGCAATCCTGCCGCCGGCAAGGTGGCGGCGGGTCTCTGCCGCACCTGCCACGGGCTGAACGGCTTCGCCCGCATCCCCATCGCCCCCCATATCGGGGGCGAGCACCCGTCCTACATCCGCCACCAGCTCGAGGCCTTCCGCTCGGGCACCCGCCAGCACGAGATCATGTCGGTGGTCGCGGCCTCGCTCAGCGACGCGCAGATCGCCGACCTCTCGGCCTGGTTCGCGATGCAGAAGATCCATGTGGCGCTGAAGCCCGGCGTCGATCCCCATGCGGCGCCCGAGGCCTGCGCGCTCTGCCACGGGGCCGACGGGGTGGCCGTGCTCGAGGATGCGCCGAACCTTGCGGGCGAGAACTCGGTCTATCTCGAAACCCAGCTCAAGGCCTTCCGCACCGGCAAGCGGACGCACGAGATCATGTCGCCCATCGCGGCAGAGCTCACCGACGCCGAGATCCGGGCGGCCGCCGACTGGTATGCGGCCGTCCAGCTCGAGATCGACCCGCCGCCGTGACGCCGCCGGCCCCGACGGGCCGGCCTCAGGCGAAAGCGGCGCCGCGGCGCATGGCCTGATCCTCCAGCGCCACGCGCTCGGAGGTCTTCTGCAAGCCATGGACCAGCGAGACGCCCATGAAGAAATGGTAGAGGATCGTGCCCGGCAGCAGGTGCAGCAGGTAGCCCCAGCCGCCCCAGACGGTCGCCAGCGCCACGACCACGAGCGAGCCCACGAAGGAGAGCGTGAAGCAGCAGAGGATCGCGAGCCCGTTGACGCCGGTGTAGCGCCCGACGATGGCGCGCCGCTCGATCTCGGTCGCCCCGAAGAGGAGGGCCAGCGAGGCGGCGAGCGACAGGGTGAGAAAGAGGAACATGGCAAATCCTTCCGATCCGGCCCCGGCACGAGGCAGGCTCCGGCCGGGGACAGACCCTGCATAGATCCGGCGATCCGTCCGGACAATGAGACGAGATGACCTCCCCGGGGCCAGAGAGAGGTCCCGGGAAGAAGGGCGGGCGACGCTATGCAGCAGGCGAACGCCCCCGCGCCGAGTGGCGGTGCCGGTTCTCTTGCGCTAGGTGCGGGGGGCAGCGGCTCGGGGCGCGCGGCCCGAAGCCCAGGTCGCAGGCCCGAAGGAAGTGCCGTCATGACGACGCTGAGACTGAGCCAGACCGGCAACCGCATCGAGCTGAGCGGCGGCAACAGGTCGGTCGCCTACGCCATCGCCGGCGTGGATCTGCCGGAGCTCACCGACATGAGCTTCGCCGTCTGGCACATGCTCCCGCTCGCTATGAAGAGCGGGACGGACCTGCATGTCGACGGTCCCGTGGACCCTCTCACCTGCGAGAATGCCGAACGGATGTCGCGGACGTGGGAGCTGTGGCGGCCGCAGGACTTCAGGGCGGTGAAGGTCACGGCCCTTCCGGGCGGCCCGCGGAGGACGGGCCGCAAGGAAGAGCTCGTGATGTTCTCGGGCGGCGTCGATTCGACCTACATGCTGCTCGAGCGGGGGCGAAGGCCCGAGCCCGTCGCGGCGCTCACGGTGCAGGGCATGGAATACGGCCACGGGGCCGACGCGCAGTTCCAGCGCTCCCTGCGCCATTCCCAGCCCCTCCTTGACGCGCTGAATTACCGACGCATCACCGTGACCTCCGATCTGCGACGCAGCGTCAAGGGCTACCACACCTACGCCTCGGTGATCGCGGGCTATGCCTTCCTGTTCGGCGACCTGTTCGAGGCGGGCCTTTTCGCGGCCGATCTCAGCTGGGAGCAGGACCTGCTCCTGTTTCCCTGGTCGCTCAACCATGTCACGAACCGCTATTTCGTGTCGGGCGACTTCTCCTGCCGGGCGGTCAACGACGATGTGACCCGCGCGCAGAAGGTGGAAGCGATCGCCGAGAGCCCGGTGGCTCTCGCCTCGGTGTCCTTCTGCATCGACAAGACCATCCGGCCGCAGAACTGCGGCAAATGCCGCAAATGCATGCGCACCAAGGCCATGTTCGCGGGTCTCACGGGCGGCGTGCCCGAGGGCGTGTTTCTCGATGCAAGTCCGCCATACATCACCCACGCGGACATGCTGGGCGACGAGCGCGCCTTCATCTTCGACCTCTACCAGCGCGTCCGGGACAGGGGCCGGCTCGACGCCGTGCCGGGTCTTCAGGAAGCCGTGGACGGATTTCTCGCGCGCGGCCGGTGGCAGCGGCGCTGGGACCGGCTCCTCAAGCGCCGCTCTCGCTGAGACGCGACGGCCCTCCATCCTGCCGCGCCGCGGTCAGTCCGCCTCGAGATGCCGGCGCACGTTGCGCCCGAGGATCACGCGCGGCGCGTGGGGCAGGGCCAGCCGCTTCCGCAGCAGACGCTTTTCCGACAGCGGCTCGTGCGCGCCGCGCGCATCGACCCAGGCCCGCGCCTCCGCGCCGCTCCGGATGGCATCGTTGTAGCCGCTCGCATAGCGGGTCTCGAAGAAGGTGAAGCCGTGGATCGCCAGCTCGGAGGCGGGGGTGGCGAGGAAGAACAGGATCGCCGAAATCCCCACGGTGGGCGCGCGATTGCCCAGATCCGCCCGGATCTCCTGCATGATCTCCGGCGGCAGGATGCTGAGGGGCGGCCCTCCCGCCCGCTTCAGCGCGGCGCGCTTGGCGCGGTAGGCCCGCCGGTCCGCCGAGCGGCGCCAGTGCGGATAGACCAGCATCGAGACGCCCTTGTCGGTCAGAAGGCTGGCCGGGATCTCTCCGGCATTGCGCGGCCCCGTCTCGCGCAGGTTGTGAACGAGGATGTCGGTGCGCCGTCCGAACAGGTCCGGACGGGTGTCGGCGAGGCTCAGCCCGTTGTTGAGCCGGACGACCACATCGAACCCGTCGACCACGGTGCCTTCGAGATCGTCCGCCAGCGTCTCGGCAGGGCCGATCACGATGACCCGGCGGCCCGCGAAGCGCTCAGGGTCGAGGATGTCGGGCGCGCCCGGAAGTCCGGGCCAGAGCGCGATCCGGTTGCGCAGGCTGCGCTGATGCCGCTCGAGCGAGCGAAGCAGGGTCATCATCGCGCTGCAACCTCGGCCGGAAGCTCAGCCGGGCACCGCCGCCTGCGCCCTCTGCCCGTCGAAATCTGCACCCGATCCTCCTTCCGGTCCCGGTTCGCCGTCCTGCGTCTCTCTTGCGCATCCGGGCCCTCCGCGCAATCGCGCGCTTGCATCGATTGGGGGGGCATGGTCTCACTCCGAACGAGCAACAGAGGGATCGTCATGATCGATGCCGTCGTGACCTGGGTGGATGGTGCCGATCCGGCCCATCACGCCAAGCGCCTGCGTCATCAGGGGGAGGCGGGCGTTCATCAGGCGGCAACCGCTCCGACCCGCTTCGCCCATTCCGGCGAGATCCGCTTCTGCGTCCTGTCCCTCCTGCGCTTCTGCCCCTTCGTCGAGCGCATCCACATCGTCACCGACGACCAGCATCCCGCCGTGCTGGACCCGATCCTCGACGATCCGCACTGGCGGGACCGCATCGCGGTCGTGGATCACCGCGCCATCTACGGCGAGCATGCCGATCTGCTTCCCGTCTTCTCCTCGCGCTCGATCGAGACGATGATCCACCGGATCCCGGGCCTCGCGCCGCGCTTCATCTACCTCAACGACGACATCTTCGTCGGGCGCCCGCTGGACGAGAGCCATTTCTTCGACGGAGACCGGGCCGTCCTGCGCGGCCGGATGCAGCCCTTTCCCAATCCGCTCGTCACCCGGCTGAAACGCTGGCTGAAGCGCGAGCGGCCGGGCTACAAGACCGCGCAGCAGGCGGCCGCGCGGCTGACGGGCCGGACGAGCGACTATTTCCTGACCGAGCACCAGCCGCATCCGATGCACCGCGACAGGCTTGCCAGCTTCTATGCGGGCGATCCGCAGGCGCTGCGCCGGCAGGCGGGCCACCGTTTCCGCTCGGCAGATCAGGTCTCGCCCATCGGCCTC contains:
- a CDS encoding RidA family protein codes for the protein MTEITRFETGARMSQAVTANGMVWLAGQVGNPGESVADQTRTCLAEVDRLLALAGTDKTRIVSTQIWLADMADFAEMNAVWDEWVPQGNCPARATGEAKLAAPDYRVEVIVTAVL
- a CDS encoding sulfurtransferase, which gives rise to MRLIPLAAAALVAVSAPALAQTGFGPLLTPEQAAEAQASGEALFLDIRSGDEGAATPYETGHIAGAVPAPYALFRGPKENPGQVPEAAKLTEILSGLGVTADRPTVIVHEGKDASDFGAAARVYWTLKSSGVSQLAIINGGMRGWQEAGLPLSTEAVTPEPSAFTVTFSDRWLATQDEVQQVVEGKEEAKLIDARPQEFWEGKKAAPAAARPGTLPQSEYFTHDRWFGSNPALIDADRAQSLATEAGYTDGEELISFCNTGHWAATNWFALSELAGVENVKLYPESMVGWSNAGLPMENVPGPIRNLWNQISGVF
- a CDS encoding Stealth CR1 domain-containing protein, yielding MIDAVVTWVDGADPAHHAKRLRHQGEAGVHQAATAPTRFAHSGEIRFCVLSLLRFCPFVERIHIVTDDQHPAVLDPILDDPHWRDRIAVVDHRAIYGEHADLLPVFSSRSIETMIHRIPGLAPRFIYLNDDIFVGRPLDESHFFDGDRAVLRGRMQPFPNPLVTRLKRWLKRERPGYKTAQQAAARLTGRTSDYFLTEHQPHPMHRDRLASFYAGDPQALRRQAGHRFRSADQVSPIGLANHLEIEARAVIAPPLDVGYIRPGRPTGTALARTMERLCANGYASFCVQSLDAMSEADRRCVLEGLERHYA
- a CDS encoding PQQ-dependent sugar dehydrogenase → MKRLMTSLAALSLTAGLAHAQAADVPDNLEKLSNFQSTGATDFTFVEQGGDFADGIKRNLERIKLPQGFRIGLYAVVPDARHMAVGPQGIVTFVGTRKDKVWAVTDRNKDRVADEVKDFAPSLRFTIPNGPCFSKDGFLYIAEQNRVLLFPAAEFFYESGDVAAFNLVKQGELIPVEEESFNHTARVCDIGPDGMIYITLGQPFNVPAPEKRELYDKWGIGGIVRMKTDGTGREVFARGIRNSVGMDIDPETGNVWFTDNQVDGMGDDIPPGEINRATEPGQNFGFPWYGGGSIRTNEYKDEEPPADAVMPVVEMDAHAADLGMMFYTGSMFPEEYRGAIFSAQHGSWNRTTPVGARVMVTTLAEDGTATTKPFAEGWIDENGEYLGRPVDVAQLRDGSILVSDDLVGAIYRIWYQPE
- a CDS encoding glycosyltransferase family 29 protein; the encoded protein is MMTLLRSLERHQRSLRNRIALWPGLPGAPDILDPERFAGRRVIVIGPAETLADDLEGTVVDGFDVVVRLNNGLSLADTRPDLFGRRTDILVHNLRETGPRNAGEIPASLLTDKGVSMLVYPHWRRSADRRAYRAKRAALKRAGGPPLSILPPEIMQEIRADLGNRAPTVGISAILFFLATPASELAIHGFTFFETRYASGYNDAIRSGAEARAWVDARGAHEPLSEKRLLRKRLALPHAPRVILGRNVRRHLEAD
- a CDS encoding c-type cytochrome, translated to MRRLGFLAGLGGVLLAQAVAAEQPAPPEGNPAAGKVAAGLCRTCHGLNGFARIPIAPHIGGEHPSYIRHQLEAFRSGTRQHEIMSVVAASLSDAQIADLSAWFAMQKIHVALKPGVDPHAAPEACALCHGADGVAVLEDAPNLAGENSVYLETQLKAFRTGKRTHEIMSPIAAELTDAEIRAAADWYAAVQLEIDPPP
- a CDS encoding YeeE/YedE family protein, which translates into the protein MTDTMAAAGPVPAGPGGRSLLVGAALFAVCAVAVMAGARYGLLLALGLGFGITLEGLRFGFAGPWRAMILRREPAGLLAQLLAIGLVAVVAIPLLAAHPAELTGAHAPVGWSMVGGAFVFGICMQLVLGCGSGTLVNAGSGNAVAAVALPFFAVGSFLGAYNIDWWNGFGLAPLVVLSGTSGLAVTLAGLAAVALLAVWLGVPGGARLPRRLWIAAAALAALALLNLVVAGQPWGVVYGLGLWAAKGAVAMGADLSGSAFWSAPAQVERLRESVLTDVTSLTNIGMIAGAVGVSLWRGGLGSAVPGLPARAWIAAIVSGLLLGYSSRLAFGCNVGAFFSGISTGSLHGWVWFVAAFAGSWLGIRLRPGLGLEGPR